One window of the Balaenoptera ricei isolate mBalRic1 chromosome X, mBalRic1.hap2, whole genome shotgun sequence genome contains the following:
- the LOC132357307 gene encoding spindlin-2 yields MKTPNSQEAEGQQTRAVAGRATGSANMTKRKASQKKQRGRPSSQPRRNIVGCRISHGWKEGDEPITQWKGTVLDQVPINPSLYLVKYDGIDCVYGLELHRDERVLSLKILSDRVASSQVSDANLANTIIGKAVEHMFEGEHGSKDEWRGMVLAQAPIMKAWFYITYEKDPVLYMYQLLDDYKEGDLRIMPESSESPPAEREPGGVVDGLIGKHVEYTKEDGSKRIGMVIHQVEAKPSVYFIKFDDDFHIYVYDLVKKS; encoded by the coding sequence ATGAAAACCCCCAACTCGCAGGAGGCCGAAGGGCAACAAACCAGGGCAGTCGCAGGACGGGCCACTGGGTCTGCAAACATGACGAAGAGAAAAGCCTCCCAAAAGAAGCAGAGAGGCAGACCTTCGTCCCAGCCCCGCAGGAACATCGTGGGCTGCAGGATTTCACACGGATGGAAGGAAGGCGATGAGCCCATCACCCAGTGGAAAGGAACCGTTCTGGATCAGGTGCCTATAAATCCTTCTCTTTATCTGGTGAAATATGATGGAATTGACTGTGTCTATGGACTGGAACTTCACAGAGATGAAAGAGTTTTGTCTCTTAAAATTCTTTCCGACAGGGTGGCATCATCTCAAGTCAGTGATGCAAACCTTGCAAATACCATAATTGGTAAAGCTGTGGAACATATGTTTGAGGGTGAGCATGGTTCTAAGGATGAATGGAGAGGAATGGTCTTGGCCCAAGCACCTATCATGAAAGCCTGGTTTTATATTACCTATGAGAAAGATCCTGTCTTGTACATGTACCAGCTTCTAGATGATTATAAAGAAGGAGACCTCCGTATCATGCCAGAGTCCAGTGAGTCTCCTCCAGCAGAGAGGGAGCCAGGAGGAGTTGTAGATGGCCTGATAGGTAAACATGTGGAATATACCAAAGAAGATGGCTCCAAACGGATCGGCATGGTCATTCACCAAGTGGAAGCCAAACCCTCTGTGTATTTCATCAAGTTTGATGATGATTTCCATATCTATGTCTATGATTTGGTGAAAAAGTCCTAA